The region ATCACCAGCAGGATTCGCGCCCGCTGATTATCGCCGACGTGCAAACACCGCTCGACGAGAGCCGCTTTAACGTGACACGCGCCACCCTCGACCGTTTTGTCGATATTGCCCGTAGTAAATATGGCGTAGCCAACACGCCCCAATACGGCACGTTCGACAAGAGCCGGGGTTCCGATGCCGCTTTTGCCCGTATCGACTGGCAGATCAACCAAAACAACCTGCTCACCATTCGGGACAACTACACCAACGACCGCAACAAGCTGGGCTTGCAGGATAACACGGCCGTTAATATCTACGAATCGTACGGCAACGACTTCAACATCGACAACAGTCTGCTGGCTACCCTGCGCACGACCATTACGCCCAAGATTACCAACGAGCTGAAACTTCAGCATCTGTACACCTACCAGAAAAGTGCCCCCGGCGATCAACTGCCCGGTGCCAACATTCCGCGGAATATTGTCGAAAACGTTGTGTCTACGGTCAATGGAGGCACATTGTCGACCAATATTCAGATGGGCGGTCATCGTTTTGCGCAGGAAGGTTTCACGAATAATGTGGTGCAACTGGTCGACAATCTCTATTACAATACCGACCGGATTCAGTACACCTTTGGTCTGGACCTGATGTACACGCACGCCCGTTCGCTCTATGGCAGTGAGGTCAATGGTCGCTTCCATTACAATATTGATGGTACGACTTCATCGCTGGACAAATTCAACGCCCTGCAACCGTACCGATACTACCGCGAGGTGCCGCTGGTGGCCGACCCTACCGTTGTTGGTAAAACCCTTAACGCGGGTGTTTATGGGCAGTTGAGTACGCAACTGGCACCCGGACTCGACATGACCGCCGGTCTGCGCTTCGATTATGCACACTACCCGAAGGCTCCGCTGAACCAGTTGGTGCTGGACGAACTGAATCTCCGGACCGACAATGTGATTAAATCGTTCATCGTACAACCCCGCCTGCAACTTAACTGGGACGTGAACGAGCGGCACACGGATTTTGTCCGCTTCGGGGGCGGTGTGTTTGCATCGGACATCAACAACTACATGATTATCAATAACCTGACCTTCGACGGAAAGCACTTTGCTACGGTCGACGTGCGGGGAGTCAACGTACCAACGCCCGACTTTGCGGCTTACCGGCAGAACTACGCCAGCATTCCAACGCTGGCGGCTTTTCAGGTGCCAACGATCAACATGACTGGTCCGAATGCCAAAGTGCCGGTTCTTTACAAAGCCAACCTGTCCTATTCGCACTTCCTGACCGAGAAACTGCGCGTTGGTGTCGCGGGTTATATGTCGCTGGGTCGCAACAACTACATGTATGTCGACCGGAACATGGTGGCTGACCCATTCTTCCGACTGGCTAACGAAGATAACCGGGGTGTGTATGTGCCGCTGGCTTCCATGCCAACGAGCGGTGTGGGCGACTGGCAACTGGGGCGCATCAGCCAGAAGCTGGGCCGGGTGCTGGAGTTGAACAGCGTAGGACGCGTGAATCAGTTTGCTGTCGTGGCCGATGCTACCTGGCAGTACTTCCGTGATGGTGAGATAACGGCCAGCTTCACCTGGAACGATACCCGCGACAACACGTCTTACAATGGTAACGTAGCCAACACCGCTACGCTGTCGGTACCGGTAAAAGATGATCCGCGCAACCTGAGCAAAATGACGTATTCGGACAACCATTTTCGGAATAAGGTTGTGTTTTACGGCACGCTACCATCGTTCTTCGGCATTACGCTGGGTGTTCGCTATTCGGGTATTGGGGGTACGCGGTACTCGCTGCTGTCGGGTGCTAACACCAATGCCGACTTTGTTGCAACGAACGACCTGGCCTTCGTCTTCGACCGTAACAGTGAAGGCGTTCCGGCCAATGTGCGGACGGGGCTGCAAACGTTGCTGGATAGCCCAACGGCGAGCCAGAGCCTCAAGAATTATATCAATGCGTATTCGGGTCAGATTGCCGAACGGAACGGGGGCATCAATGGCTTTTACGGCGTATTCGATATTCGGGCGATGAAGCGGTTCCGGTTCAATAAAAACCACGCTGTTGAGCTTTCGGCCGATATTTTCAACTTCGCTAACTTCCTGAAACGCGACTGGGGCGTCAACAAATCGCTGGGTACGCAGGCACTGTATGCGCTGGGTGTTCCGGCTTCCGGCACCACGGCTGCCCTTCCCGGTTTTAGTCAGGCCAGTCAGCGGTTCAACTACCGGGTCAATAATTCGGGCGTTGTAACCCCGTCGGGCGATCCGTTCCAGGTTCAGATCGGCTTACGGTATAGCTTTCAATAAACCAGCTTTAATCTAGTTGAACCGCAAAGACGCAAAGGCTAAATCGCAGAGAACCCTGTAGCGACCTTTGCGCTTACCCTTTGCGTCTTTGCGTTTATTTTTCCCCAACACTACAATGAAGACTCTCGCTTTAGTTACCCTCCTGCTGGGTTCACACGTTATCATCGCTCAGTCAAAATTCAATACAGAGGGCCATCGGGGCGCCCGTGGCCTCATGCCGGAAAACACCGTTCGGGCCATGAAAAAGGCGATGGATCTGGGCGTTCAAACGCTGGAAATGGACGTTGTTATCGCCAAGGACAAACAGGTGGTGGTGTCGCACGACAACTATATGTCGGCAGATATTAGCCTGAAGCCCGACGGAAGCCCCGTTACGGCCGACGAACAAAAGAAGATCAACCTGTACCAGTTGACATACGCTGAGATTAAGAAGTTTGACGTTGGCAGTAAGCCACACCCTCAGTTTCCGCAGCAACAGAAATTTCCGGCCTATAAACCGCTGTTATCCGAGCTGATCGATTCTGTCGAGACGTACGCAAAAGCAAAAGGGCTGCCCATGCCGATGTATAATATCGAGATCAAATCATCGGCGACCACGGATGGCGTGTATCATCCTGAGCCAGCGGAATTTGTCAGTCTGGTGATGGATATCCTGCAAAAAAAGAAGCTGGGCAAGCGGCTGACCATTCAGTCGTTCGACGTTCGGCCGTTGCAGTTGCTTCATAAGCAGTATCCGGCTGTTTCGCTTTCGTACCTGACCATGAATCCGAAACCGCTGGATGAAAATCTGGCCTTGCTGGGCTTCAAACCCCACACCTACAGCCCTTATTACAAAACGGTAACGGCCGAAACCGTGAAAGCCTGCCACGAGCAGGGCATGACGATCATTCCCTGGACAGTAAACACCAAAGCCGAAATCGAATCCCTCAAACAACTGGGCGTAGACGGTATCATCTCTGACTATCCGAATCTGTTTTAACGAGTCGATTGCAAATCGGTCGTTGGGTGCCGTTTTTAAACGCCATATCTCCAAGATATGGCGTTTAAAAACGGCACCCAACGACCGATTTGCAATCGACTATTGTGTCGTACCAACAGAGACGGCCCGGTATTACACAATGGTAGGAAGTAACGTAATTGTCCTTTCTTTCCCGACATTACTTCACTGCCATGACACCAACAATCGTTAAAAACGGGCTGATTGCCTTTTGTTTTCTTCTGCTGATACTTTGTTTCGGGGCGTCGGCCCAATCAGCGCCGGGTAGCTCTGCGGGCTGGCGTCAACTCTTCAACGGTAAAGATCTTACGGGCTGGAAACACGTAGGTAAGGGTCGGATGTCGGTCGAAAACGGGCTGATTCGCGGGCATGGCGGTATGGGGCTGTTGTACTGGACGAAAGAGAAATTTGGCAACTGCACGATTCGGCTAGTGTATAAAATGCAGAAGACGAACAGCAATTCGGGGGTGTATATCCGCATACCGCTTGAGCCGCGCGAAGAGTGGATGCCGGTGCATTATGGCTACGAAGTGCAGATCGACAACCACCCCGAAACCTCCGACGAGGACGAGTACCACGTAACGGGCACCCTGTATTCCCTGACCAAACCGCTTGCAAAACCCGGCAAGCCCGGCCCCCAGTGGAACACCATGGAAATCACCCTCGACGGTCCCCGAACCCTCGTTTTAGTCAATGGCGTGAAAGTGACCGATTACAAAGAAGGGGCACCGGTGCCACCGCGCAAGTTCGATTTTGAGCCGTTTCGCGGTTTGCGCCCGAATACCGGCTACATCGGCCTGCAAAACCACGGCGAGCATGATGTAGTGTATTTCAAAGAGGTTTCGGTGAAGCCGCTTTCGGTGAAATAGATATAATGACAGGTTTTCGCAGAAGTCGGCTTTACCAAACGTAATGCCGGCTTTTTGTTTTCATGTACTAGTTACTTCGCTTGTACAAATCTATTTTCGCCCATTCGTTGTTATCCCTGCAATAAACTAAATACTACCGTGCCGATCACGACTCGTTCATATCGGTATGCTTTCGCCTTTATCTATGAAACTCCTTAAAGTAGCCGCTGGTGTCCTGAATCAAATCCCGCTCGCCTGGGAACATAACAAGCAAAACATCATCAACGCCATCGAAGAAGCCCAGCGGCAGAACGTCAGTCTGCTGTGTCTGCCCGAATTTTGTATTTCGGGATACGGCTGCGAAGATGCCTTTTTTGCCCAGAACACCATCGACCAATCCATTGCCTCATTACTGGAGATCGTTGAGCATACGAACGACATTGTCGTGGCCGTCGGCTTACCCCTGCGCCACAATAACCGCACCTTCGACACCGCCTGCCTGATTGCCAACAAACGGATTTTAGGGTTCACGGCCAAGCAGTACATGGCCAATAATGGTGTCCATTACGAAACACGCTGGTTCCAACCCTGGCCGCCCTACATTCGGGACGAGATCAAAATCGGCGACTTTACTTATCCGTTTGGCGATGTGGTTTATGACCTGTCGGGCATCAGGATTGGGTTCGAGATTTGTGAAGATGCCTGGGTAGCCAGTCGGCCGGGACGTCTTCTTTACGAGCGGGGGATCGACATTATTCTGAACCCCACGGCCAGCCACTTTGCGTTCCTGAAGTCGCAGGTGCGGGAGCGGTTCGTGGTCGATGCATCGCGGTCGTTTGGAGTAAGCTACGTGTACTCCAACATGCTGGGCAATGAAGCGGGCCGGATTATCTACGATGGTGACGCTATGGTAGCCTCCAACGGCGAATTGCTGGTATCGGGTCCACGGTTGAGTTACGAAGATTTTGTCATCGTTCCGGCGGTCATCGACGTAGAAGCTACCCGCCTGAACCAGACGCAAAACCGGGCCAATATCGCTTTGGCTTACCCCAATCTACGCGTTACAGACCGGTTCGACTGGCCCGAGATAGCACCCGTTATTCAAAAAGCACAGCTCGAAGGCTGGGAGCGGGGTGGTTATCTAAAAGAAGAGGAGTTTGCGCGGGCGGTAGCACTCGGCCTGTTCGATTACCTTCGGAAGAGCCGTTCGCAGGGGTATGTACTGTCGCTGAGTGGGGGTGCCGATTCGTCGGCCATTGCGGCACTGGTATTCCTGATGATCCGGATGGCGGTCGAGAATATCGGCATGGATGGCGTCAAGAAAAAACTGGGCTACATAAAAGCCATTCAGGATTGCACCACCGCCGAAGAGGTAGTCGGTAAACTCCTCACCGTGATGTATCAGGGTACCGAAAACTCATCGGACGATACGTTTAACTCGGCGAAAGAACTGGCGGATGACATTGGTGCAAAATTCCTGAATATCAATATCAATGGGCTGGTTGAAACGTATACCGGCCTGATTGAAGAGCAACTGGGCCGCAAACTGTCGTGGGATACAGACGACCTGGCGCTGCAGAACATTCAGGCGCGGGTGCGGGCTCCGAGTATCTGGATGCTGGCCAATATCAACAATGCCCTGCTGCTCACGACCTCCAACCGCTCCGAAGCCGCCGTTGGGTATGCCACCATGGACGGCGACACGGCGGGTAGCATTTCGCCCATAACCGGTATCGACAAGCATTTCCTGCGGAGCTGGCTTCGCTGGCTCGAAACGGTTGGTCTGAACGTTAAAAACGCTCCCGAACCCACCGACCGGACCAGTCTGGCCACCAGCCCGGCATCGCCCGATGAGCTGATCAAAGTAAAAGGGCTGAACGCCGTAAACAACCTGCAACCCACCGCCGAACTCCGGCCGCAGGACAAAAAGCAGACCGACGAAGACGACCTCATGCCGTACGATGTGCTGAACTCCATCGAAGAGACGGCCATCCGCGACAAGCAGCCGCCAGTGGAGGTACTGAAAATGATGGAAGTCCGGTATGCGGGCGTACATGATCGCGACAAGTTAGTGGTGTGGGTGGAGCGTTTCTTCAAACTCTGGAGCCGCAACCAATGGAAGCGCGAACGGTACGCCCCCTCGTTCCATCTGGACGACCACAACCTCGATCCCCGTTCGTGGTGCCGCTTCCCGATCCTGTCGGGTGGTTTCGAGAAAGAGCTGGCCGAGATGCGCGACTGGGCCAATGAACAGAAGCCTAATGGACGAAAAGGGAAGATTGGGTTTTAGGGAAGCCCGTGTAACTTTGTGAAAGCCAGTTTATGAAAGGCCGCTGCTTATGATAACTCCCGAAGAATTTCCCTATATCAAATCCTTGTACGTAAACAACTGTTACGCGTACAGGAATTTTGCTATTGAGTTACATGATTATAAGCCGTTCAGTCATTTGATTCTGACGGGGAAAAATGGGTCGGGGAAGAGCACGATTTTGAGGGCAATACACCGACAGTTTTTCTCTGAAGTGAATAGTGCGAACAAGGCAGAGTTTTCTGGTTTATTTCAGACTGTAGATACTGCAGGAGAAAGTGTTCATGTAAAGCAGGCAAGGGTTCCGTCCACGCCGATACCGCAGGTTGTTGTTTCATTTTCTAAGCAACATAAGATCACAAACCAAGGGCAGGAGGTCAGATTAATGATTCCTCAAGAGGTTTTTAAGTTGTACCAGCACAAGTTATATTCTTATTTTTCGGCAAAACGTACTAGTGAGGTTGCAAAGGTTGAATCTCCCTCAAAAGAGACTGAGTTTACTGAGAAGATGAATTCATCGGACTCAACCGATTTTTTCATCCGCAAATTCAAACAATACTTAGTAAACCAAAAAGTAGAGCAGGCCTTTAGTCAAATTGAGCATCAGGTTTCCCAAATTGAACAAGTCGATACATTCTTCAAGAAGCTGGAAAGTGCTTTTCGGAAAATGTTTGACGATGAATTCATGCAGATAGAGTTTACACGAAGTAATTACGAATTCTATCTACTGCTTTCAGATGGTCGAAGACTCACTTTTGACACCCTTTCCGAAGGTTTTTCAGCTCTGCTAAGTATTCTTATGGACTTGTTCATGCGTGTAGATTTGATTCGCAAGCAAGTCAATGATTATAGTTACAATCCCTGTGGCATTGTTCTAATTGACGAGCCTGAAACGCATCTGCATCTTGAATTACAAGAGCAGGTTTTACCCTTACTAACAAGTCTGTTTCCGAATATTCAATTTATCGCTGCTACACATTCACCGGCAGTCATTGCCAGTATTAAGCAGGCGACTATTTTTGACCTGACAACTAAAGAGAGCCGTACTAGTGAGGAGACAGCGGGTCGTAGTTATTCGGATTTGATGAGAGGGCATTTCGGGCTTAACAACGAATATTCCAGCATTGCTGATGAGCTACTTCGAAAAGTTGACCAGATACTGAAAGACTATAAACATCAGCCGGAACAATTGAAGGCCAAGCTCCAACAGTTTTTTCTGGAAAATGAAGCTTACTTCTCACCAAGCTTTCGGGTTGAGTTAGAATCAATGATTTTAGAAAACGCTTAAGCTAGTTGCTTCATGATTAACATAGTACGAAGCTCACAAGCTCCGAAGTCGCTGGATAATGCTGAAATAAAAAGTATTTAGATGAACTTGAGGCTTATAAAGACGATCAATTATTGCCAGCTATTCAGCAAACATTGACGAAGCCTAAATGCCACGAATCGTACCGTAACGCCGATTTATTTGAAGCGTTTGATGAGTGCTTCTTTAAAAAATGCTACTTGACCGAAGGGGCGTTCTTTACCTCGTGGTCTATGGACGTTGAGCATTTTGTTCCTCAAATTGAGCGTCCTGATTTAAAATACAACTGGACTAATTTATATCCAGCGTCGCATGACGCAAATATGATGAAGCCGCGTAATACGCCAGCTGGAGGTTATCTTGATTGTTGTGATCCAAATGATGATGTCGAAAACGAAATCCTTTGCTTTATAGATTATGAAAACGATACTGTTCATTTTGAAGCAAGGAACTCAACAAATATAAAGGCTGTCAACACAGCTAAACTTTTGCAAAAACTACACAATGGAGATACAATCGAAACGAAGCGTAAAACGGCTGAATTGAGAAATGCAATTCATGGAAAATACAAGAAAATACTGGAGTTGATCGATGACTGGCGGGTGGCCCGCGAGATTAGAGATGTTGAAGCTGAATTTAGAACTGAACGTATCCTAAAGGGTCTTCTTTCTCGAAAAACTTCCTTTACAATGCTAATGCGGTCGACTAAAGCTGTTAAACGCTTACCACCTTCTTTTTTCGATTAAGCCGGACCGTCATGAAACAACTTATTCCCGGTCTTCTCTTTGCGGCCCTCTGGGCATCGGCTTCAGTTGCTACCAAGTTTGGTGTGCAGTCGGTTCATCCGCTTATTCTGGCTAACGTACGGTTCTTCATCGCCGGTAGTGGTATGCTCCTGTTTGCGTATGGCATTCAACGGGTGGAAAATGCCTGGCCAAAAGGTAAGGAATGGCGGCAGCTGACGATTTTTGCCCTTCTCAACACCACTATCTACCTCGGCGCATTCGTGCTGGCGCTCAAACAAGTATCGGCGGGTATCGGTAGTCTCTCTACGGCGACCAACCCGCTGTTTATTGCGCTGCTATCGGCTATATGGCTGCGCCGGATGCCGCGCTGGAACGAAACAGGTGGCTTACTGCTGGGACTTCTAGGCGTGGGCGTGGCCACATACCCGCTCTTGCAGAACAGTTATGCTACCGTTGAGGGGCTGCTTATTTTGTTGGGCGGCATGGTGGCTGTGTCGGCGGCAACGGTTTACTACGCTAGTATTGAGTGGCGGCTCCCCAGTCTGGTAATCAACGGCTGGCAGGTGCTGCTGGGCGGCCTTTTGCTGATTCCGTTCACGCTGCTGATGGCCTATATCGACCCGGTACCATTCCGGGCTTCTACATTCGATCTGCGTTTCTGGGCCTCGGTGTTCTGGCTTATTTTGCCCGTGTCGGTGGCCGCGTTGCAATTGTGGTTTTACTTGGTCCGGCAAGATGCCATTCGGGCGTCGCTGTGGTTGTTTCTATGCCCTATTTTTGGCTTTGTGAACTCCTACCTGCTTATGGGCGAACCCATCACGCTATACACCGTTGTAGGTACTGCGCTGGTCATCGGTGGCCTGTGGCTCGGGCGAAAAAAGTAACGCGGCTTTCCAGCCGGTGTCCCGGTCAAAAGCCGCGTTTAATACGAACCATTCCTGAGTAAAGAAGACCTGGCCTTGTGGCTGGGTTTTATTGTTTCAGCACAATCATCTCGACGCGCCGGTTCTGCTGGCGGGTGGTTTCTGAGTTGTTGCTGGCGATTGGCCGCGTAGGACCGTAGCCGCGCGTGGTAATCCGGCTGGCAGGTATGCCATTTTTTACCAGATAGGCCTTAATCACCTCCACTCGTTGTTTTGACAAAAGTAGATTCTGGTCGAAATCGCCCTGATTATCGGTATGGCCAGACAGTTCAATCTCGGCGGTAGGCTGGCTTTGCATGAATTGCAGCAACTGTTCCAGGGCTGGTTGAGCATCGGGCAATAGCTCCGTTTTACTCTGCACAAATTGTAACGCCTGTAGTTGCGTCGTTTTGCCCACGGGGGCAACCACGAGCGGTGGCGTATACACGACTTTAGCGTCGAGTGTTTTGGGCGGCACCACCCGTTCGCTATTGGCTGCAACTGTTTTCACAGCCGGAGGCTGGCTCACAGGTTTGGCAACAACGGGTGGGGGAGAGGCCGGTGTCGGTTTTGCGGCTGATGCTGTGGCCGAGCTTGTTGGCTTAGGGGTAGCCGTGGTCTTGAACAAAAGAATTTGTTTTCCATACAGCCGGTTCGTACTCCCCGATGTGAACGCCAACTGCTCATCAAGCGTCGTGTAGCCGTTGGCTTTTGTGGTAATGATGTAAGGCTGTTTGGGGTCCAGCCTGAGGAGAAAAGTACCATCGGCACCTGTCGACTGTTGAGCACGAACAATTCCTTCCTGATTCTTGGCCAGTACGGTCGCTCCCGTAATAGGCTTTTTCGTTTCTGCGTCCTGCACGGTTCCTTCCAGAGAAGCTATTCCCTCCGTTGGGGTTACCTGATGGCGGGGTTGCGCTAAAACGGGTAACGCATTCAGACTCGCCAGAGACAGTCCCCCGGCTAGTATACTATATTCTATCCACTTCATACTATACTGCTAACGTTGAAACGCACCCCAAAAGTACGTCTAAATACGCAAAACCAAAGGATCGACATACACACAAAAAAAGCTGATTAGGGTGCGTTTTTGAGGAGTAATTTTCGTTGTTAAATTATTGATATTCAGTATAGTTATCCTACTGAAAAAGATGTACGGAAATGAACGGAG is a window of Spirosoma linguale DSM 74 DNA encoding:
- a CDS encoding hypothetical protein (KEGG: xop:PXO_01318 TonB-dependent outer membrane receptor/Oar-like protein); the encoded protein is MKKHLLSLLLLLLFAGFSLEEARAQTTQASISGVISDTQKQGLPGATVRVRNESTGFTTGTVTNVQGEYQFKELPLGGPYTIWATAVGLGEQRRTGYMVNQGDAIRISLTMQEAGQDLEVVQVVASGLKNKTDNLGAATAITAKTLTTMPVNGRNFTSLVNLSPLSGNNGNLSGQIGSSTNFTIDGMTAKNPTSAGATTSRSGAPYSISIEAVREFKVITNQYDVVYGRAGGGIVSAVTKSGTNKLAGSVFNYTRANWLSSKYDIRGNLRNNKFSTNQFGFSLGGPIIKDKLHYFVVWDHQQDSRPLIIADVQTPLDESRFNVTRATLDRFVDIARSKYGVANTPQYGTFDKSRGSDAAFARIDWQINQNNLLTIRDNYTNDRNKLGLQDNTAVNIYESYGNDFNIDNSLLATLRTTITPKITNELKLQHLYTYQKSAPGDQLPGANIPRNIVENVVSTVNGGTLSTNIQMGGHRFAQEGFTNNVVQLVDNLYYNTDRIQYTFGLDLMYTHARSLYGSEVNGRFHYNIDGTTSSLDKFNALQPYRYYREVPLVADPTVVGKTLNAGVYGQLSTQLAPGLDMTAGLRFDYAHYPKAPLNQLVLDELNLRTDNVIKSFIVQPRLQLNWDVNERHTDFVRFGGGVFASDINNYMIINNLTFDGKHFATVDVRGVNVPTPDFAAYRQNYASIPTLAAFQVPTINMTGPNAKVPVLYKANLSYSHFLTEKLRVGVAGYMSLGRNNYMYVDRNMVADPFFRLANEDNRGVYVPLASMPTSGVGDWQLGRISQKLGRVLELNSVGRVNQFAVVADATWQYFRDGEITASFTWNDTRDNTSYNGNVANTATLSVPVKDDPRNLSKMTYSDNHFRNKVVFYGTLPSFFGITLGVRYSGIGGTRYSLLSGANTNADFVATNDLAFVFDRNSEGVPANVRTGLQTLLDSPTASQSLKNYINAYSGQIAERNGGINGFYGVFDIRAMKRFRFNKNHAVELSADIFNFANFLKRDWGVNKSLGTQALYALGVPASGTTAALPGFSQASQRFNYRVNNSGVVTPSGDPFQVQIGLRYSFQ
- a CDS encoding glycerophosphoryl diester phosphodiesterase (PFAM: glycerophosphoryl diester phosphodiesterase~KEGG: bbt:BBta_7586 putative glycerophosphoryl diester phosphodiesterase) — encoded protein: MKTLALVTLLLGSHVIIAQSKFNTEGHRGARGLMPENTVRAMKKAMDLGVQTLEMDVVIAKDKQVVVSHDNYMSADISLKPDGSPVTADEQKKINLYQLTYAEIKKFDVGSKPHPQFPQQQKFPAYKPLLSELIDSVETYAKAKGLPMPMYNIEIKSSATTDGVYHPEPAEFVSLVMDILQKKKLGKRLTIQSFDVRPLQLLHKQYPAVSLSYLTMNPKPLDENLALLGFKPHTYSPYYKTVTAETVKACHEQGMTIIPWTVNTKAEIESLKQLGVDGIISDYPNLF
- a CDS encoding protein of unknown function DUF1080 (PFAM: protein of unknown function DUF1080~KEGG: pzu:PHZ_c2159 hypothetical protein) yields the protein MTPTIVKNGLIAFCFLLLILCFGASAQSAPGSSAGWRQLFNGKDLTGWKHVGKGRMSVENGLIRGHGGMGLLYWTKEKFGNCTIRLVYKMQKTNSNSGVYIRIPLEPREEWMPVHYGYEVQIDNHPETSDEDEYHVTGTLYSLTKPLAKPGKPGPQWNTMEITLDGPRTLVLVNGVKVTDYKEGAPVPPRKFDFEPFRGLRPNTGYIGLQNHGEHDVVYFKEVSVKPLSVK
- a CDS encoding NAD+ synthetase (TIGRFAM: NAD+ synthetase~PFAM: NAD synthase; Nitrilase/cyanide hydratase and apolipoprotein N-acyltransferase~KEGG: dal:Dalk_4950 NAD+ synthetase); this encodes MLSPLSMKLLKVAAGVLNQIPLAWEHNKQNIINAIEEAQRQNVSLLCLPEFCISGYGCEDAFFAQNTIDQSIASLLEIVEHTNDIVVAVGLPLRHNNRTFDTACLIANKRILGFTAKQYMANNGVHYETRWFQPWPPYIRDEIKIGDFTYPFGDVVYDLSGIRIGFEICEDAWVASRPGRLLYERGIDIILNPTASHFAFLKSQVRERFVVDASRSFGVSYVYSNMLGNEAGRIIYDGDAMVASNGELLVSGPRLSYEDFVIVPAVIDVEATRLNQTQNRANIALAYPNLRVTDRFDWPEIAPVIQKAQLEGWERGGYLKEEEFARAVALGLFDYLRKSRSQGYVLSLSGGADSSAIAALVFLMIRMAVENIGMDGVKKKLGYIKAIQDCTTAEEVVGKLLTVMYQGTENSSDDTFNSAKELADDIGAKFLNININGLVETYTGLIEEQLGRKLSWDTDDLALQNIQARVRAPSIWMLANINNALLLTTSNRSEAAVGYATMDGDTAGSISPITGIDKHFLRSWLRWLETVGLNVKNAPEPTDRTSLATSPASPDELIKVKGLNAVNNLQPTAELRPQDKKQTDEDDLMPYDVLNSIEETAIRDKQPPVEVLKMMEVRYAGVHDRDKLVVWVERFFKLWSRNQWKRERYAPSFHLDDHNLDPRSWCRFPILSGGFEKELAEMRDWANEQKPNGRKGKIGF
- a CDS encoding AAA ATPase (SMART: AAA ATPase~KEGG: vpa:VPA0800 hypothetical protein), which gives rise to MITPEEFPYIKSLYVNNCYAYRNFAIELHDYKPFSHLILTGKNGSGKSTILRAIHRQFFSEVNSANKAEFSGLFQTVDTAGESVHVKQARVPSTPIPQVVVSFSKQHKITNQGQEVRLMIPQEVFKLYQHKLYSYFSAKRTSEVAKVESPSKETEFTEKMNSSDSTDFFIRKFKQYLVNQKVEQAFSQIEHQVSQIEQVDTFFKKLESAFRKMFDDEFMQIEFTRSNYEFYLLLSDGRRLTFDTLSEGFSALLSILMDLFMRVDLIRKQVNDYSYNPCGIVLIDEPETHLHLELQEQVLPLLTSLFPNIQFIAATHSPAVIASIKQATIFDLTTKESRTSEETAGRSYSDLMRGHFGLNNEYSSIADELLRKVDQILKDYKHQPEQLKAKLQQFFLENEAYFSPSFRVELESMILENA
- a CDS encoding conserved hypothetical protein (KEGG: shl:Shal_0070 hypothetical protein), with translation MPAIQQTLTKPKCHESYRNADLFEAFDECFFKKCYLTEGAFFTSWSMDVEHFVPQIERPDLKYNWTNLYPASHDANMMKPRNTPAGGYLDCCDPNDDVENEILCFIDYENDTVHFEARNSTNIKAVNTAKLLQKLHNGDTIETKRKTAELRNAIHGKYKKILELIDDWRVAREIRDVEAEFRTERILKGLLSRKTSFTMLMRSTKAVKRLPPSFFD
- a CDS encoding protein of unknown function DUF6 transmembrane (PFAM: protein of unknown function DUF6 transmembrane~KEGG: rpc:RPC_0744 hypothetical protein), whose protein sequence is MKQLIPGLLFAALWASASVATKFGVQSVHPLILANVRFFIAGSGMLLFAYGIQRVENAWPKGKEWRQLTIFALLNTTIYLGAFVLALKQVSAGIGSLSTATNPLFIALLSAIWLRRMPRWNETGGLLLGLLGVGVATYPLLQNSYATVEGLLILLGGMVAVSAATVYYASIEWRLPSLVINGWQVLLGGLLLIPFTLLMAYIDPVPFRASTFDLRFWASVFWLILPVSVAALQLWFYLVRQDAIRASLWLFLCPIFGFVNSYLLMGEPITLYTVVGTALVIGGLWLGRKK
- a CDS encoding OmpA/MotB domain protein (PFAM: OmpA/MotB domain protein~KEGG: eba:ebA1121 outer membrane lipoprotein), which produces MKWIEYSILAGGLSLASLNALPVLAQPRHQVTPTEGIASLEGTVQDAETKKPITGATVLAKNQEGIVRAQQSTGADGTFLLRLDPKQPYIITTKANGYTTLDEQLAFTSGSTNRLYGKQILLFKTTATPKPTSSATASAAKPTPASPPPVVAKPVSQPPAVKTVAANSERVVPPKTLDAKVVYTPPLVVAPVGKTTQLQALQFVQSKTELLPDAQPALEQLLQFMQSQPTAEIELSGHTDNQGDFDQNLLLSKQRVEVIKAYLVKNGIPASRITTRGYGPTRPIASNNSETTRQQNRRVEMIVLKQ